The following coding sequences lie in one Xanthomonas hyacinthi genomic window:
- the fabD gene encoding ACP S-malonyltransferase yields MTDSTLAFVFPGQGSQSLGMLAELSELHPQLRDSFVEASDGAGVDLWALTQGGPEEMLNRTEYTQPALLAASVALWRLWLAQGGARPALLAGHSLGEYSALVAAGALSLHDGAHLVRLRGQLMQDAAPAGVGAMAAVIGAEDALVEEVCAQAAGSQVVVPANYNSPGQVVIGGDAAAVERALALLAERGVRKTVKLAVSVPSHTPLMREAANRLAEAMRGLAWHAPQLPVVQNVDAQVHDGVDAIRQALVEQLYLPVRWSGCVQALAARGATRVAECGPGKVLTGLIKRIDKSLDGRALATPADFATALETWAA; encoded by the coding sequence GTGACCGATTCCACACTCGCCTTCGTTTTCCCCGGCCAGGGTTCGCAATCGCTGGGCATGCTGGCCGAACTGTCCGAGCTGCACCCGCAACTGCGCGACAGCTTCGTCGAGGCCTCCGACGGCGCCGGCGTCGACCTGTGGGCGCTGACCCAGGGCGGCCCCGAGGAAATGCTCAACCGCACCGAATACACCCAGCCGGCGCTGCTGGCGGCGAGCGTGGCGCTGTGGCGGCTGTGGCTGGCCCAGGGCGGCGCGCGTCCGGCGCTGCTGGCCGGGCACAGCCTGGGCGAGTACAGCGCGCTGGTCGCGGCCGGCGCGCTGTCGCTGCACGACGGCGCGCACCTGGTGCGGCTGCGCGGCCAGCTGATGCAGGACGCGGCCCCGGCCGGGGTCGGCGCGATGGCCGCGGTGATCGGCGCCGAGGACGCGCTGGTCGAGGAGGTCTGCGCGCAGGCCGCCGGCAGCCAGGTGGTGGTCCCGGCCAACTACAACTCGCCCGGCCAGGTGGTGATCGGCGGCGATGCGGCGGCGGTCGAGCGCGCGCTGGCGCTGCTGGCCGAGCGCGGCGTGCGCAAGACGGTGAAGCTGGCGGTCAGCGTGCCCTCGCACACGCCGCTGATGCGCGAGGCGGCCAACCGCCTGGCCGAGGCGATGCGCGGCCTGGCCTGGCACGCGCCGCAGCTGCCGGTGGTGCAGAACGTGGATGCGCAGGTGCACGACGGCGTCGATGCGATCCGCCAGGCGCTGGTCGAGCAGCTGTACCTGCCGGTGCGCTGGAGCGGCTGCGTGCAGGCGCTGGCCGCGCGCGGCGCCACCCGCGTGGCCGAATGCGGACCCGGCAAGGTGCTGACCGGGCTGATCAAGCGCATCGACAAGTCGCTGGACGGGCGCGCGCTGGCCACCCCGGCCGACTTCGCCACCGCGCTCGAGACCTGGGCCGCCTGA
- the rpmF gene encoding 50S ribosomal protein L32, whose amino-acid sequence MAVQKSRVTPSRRGQRRSHDALSAKQLSTDPTSGEIHLRHHITADGYYRGKKVIATKTSQVEED is encoded by the coding sequence ATGGCTGTGCAGAAATCCCGTGTCACCCCGTCCCGCCGCGGCCAGCGCCGTTCGCACGACGCCCTCAGCGCCAAGCAACTGTCGACCGATCCGACCAGCGGCGAGATCCACCTGCGCCACCACATCACCGCCGACGGCTACTACCGCGGCAAGAAGGTGATCGCGACCAAGACCTCGCAGGTCGAAGAAGATTGA
- a CDS encoding beta-ketoacyl-ACP synthase III, whose protein sequence is MSKRIYSRIAGTGSYLPEKVLTNDDLSHMVETSDEWIRSRTGIRERHIAAPGQTAGDLGYEAALKAIEAAGVDAAALDMIVVGTTTPDLIFPSTACLIQARLGAVGCAALDVNAACSGFVYALSVADKFIRCGDAKTVLVIGTETLSRIVDWTERTTCVLFGDGAGAVVLRTDADTGILSTHLHADGSKKELLWNPVGISTGLADGTGDASAGGIRMKGSEVFKYAVKALDAVVDETLDANGLNKRDLDWLIPHQANLRIIEATAKRLELSMEQVVVTVDMHGNTSSASVPMALDVAVRSGRVQRGQLLLLEAFGGGFTWGSALLRY, encoded by the coding sequence ATGAGCAAGCGGATCTATTCCAGGATCGCGGGCACCGGCAGCTATTTGCCTGAAAAAGTGTTGACCAACGACGATCTGTCGCACATGGTCGAGACCAGCGACGAATGGATCCGCAGCCGCACCGGCATCCGCGAGCGGCACATCGCCGCGCCGGGCCAGACCGCCGGCGACCTGGGCTACGAAGCCGCGTTGAAGGCGATCGAGGCGGCCGGCGTCGATGCCGCTGCGCTGGACATGATCGTCGTCGGCACCACCACCCCGGACCTGATCTTCCCGTCCACCGCCTGCCTGATCCAGGCACGGCTGGGTGCGGTCGGTTGCGCCGCGCTGGACGTCAACGCCGCCTGCTCGGGCTTCGTCTACGCGCTCAGCGTGGCCGACAAGTTCATCCGCTGCGGCGACGCCAAGACCGTGCTGGTGATCGGCACCGAAACCCTCAGCCGCATCGTCGACTGGACCGAGCGCACCACCTGCGTGCTGTTCGGCGACGGCGCCGGCGCGGTGGTCCTGCGCACCGACGCGGACACCGGCATCCTCAGCACCCATCTGCATGCCGACGGCAGCAAGAAGGAACTGCTGTGGAATCCGGTCGGCATCTCCACCGGGCTTGCCGACGGCACCGGCGACGCCTCCGCCGGCGGCATCCGGATGAAGGGCAGCGAGGTGTTCAAGTACGCGGTCAAGGCGCTGGACGCGGTGGTTGACGAGACCCTGGACGCCAACGGCCTGAACAAGCGCGACCTGGACTGGCTGATCCCGCACCAGGCCAACCTGCGCATCATCGAAGCCACCGCCAAGCGCCTGGAGCTGTCGATGGAGCAGGTGGTGGTGACGGTGGACATGCACGGCAACACCTCCTCCGCCTCGGTGCCGATGGCGCTGGACGTGGCGGTGCGGTCCGGCCGCGTGCAGCGCGGCCAGCTGCTGCTGCTGGAAGCCTTCGGCGGCGGTTTCACCTGGGGCTCGGCGCTGCTGCGCTACTGA